A genomic window from Tolypothrix sp. PCC 7910 includes:
- a CDS encoding alkaline phosphatase: MEFMHCNQLLNNRCRRRSFLLSAGFLTGLAMTSQWSPAIAKPKFSGYPFNLGVASGDPLPDGVVLWTRLAPDPLNGGGMPMANIVVRWEVALDENMRKVVQKGKALATPELAHSVHIDVRGLEPERWYWYQFKVGNELSPIGRTRTASAFHRSTKQLNFAFVSCQDWQNGYYTAFQHLAKEEIDLVVHLGDYIYEYGPQPGGPRQHNSAEIFSLADYRNRHALYKTDLNLQAAHAAFPWIVTWDDHEVENNYANLIPEENQSLEAFITRRAYAYQAYYEHMPLRESSLPNKSNMQLYRRFTYGDLAEFNVLDTRQYRTDQPCNDGLKPRCVQAFDANATMTGKEQEQWLFQGLDKSRSRWNVIAQQTMLAEYDFDPRPDIGLFNVDQWDGYVAARNRLLNFLQQRQPSNPVVITGDIHSSWVHDLKTDFNNPASITVGTEFVGTSISSDFPTAFIAPVQAALIDNPHTKFFDGASRGYVRCKLTPKLWQTDYRVVSTITSPTAAISTLASFVVQNEQPGAQRA, encoded by the coding sequence ATGGAATTCATGCATTGCAATCAACTGCTAAACAATCGTTGCAGACGGCGGAGTTTTTTGCTAAGTGCAGGATTCTTAACAGGGTTGGCGATGACTAGCCAATGGAGTCCAGCGATCGCAAAACCTAAGTTTTCTGGTTATCCCTTCAATCTTGGTGTTGCCTCTGGCGATCCTTTACCAGATGGTGTTGTTTTATGGACGCGACTAGCTCCCGATCCGCTTAACGGTGGTGGAATGCCGATGGCAAACATTGTAGTGCGTTGGGAAGTTGCTTTGGATGAAAATATGAGAAAAGTTGTACAAAAAGGCAAAGCCTTAGCAACTCCAGAACTAGCACACTCAGTACATATTGATGTGCGTGGTTTAGAGCCTGAGCGTTGGTACTGGTATCAATTTAAAGTAGGTAATGAACTTAGCCCCATTGGGCGGACTCGTACAGCTAGCGCATTCCATCGTTCTACCAAGCAACTCAACTTCGCTTTTGTTTCTTGCCAAGACTGGCAAAACGGCTACTATACAGCATTTCAACATTTAGCTAAAGAAGAAATTGACTTAGTAGTTCATCTTGGTGATTATATTTACGAATACGGCCCACAACCCGGAGGCCCACGCCAGCATAATAGTGCTGAAATCTTCTCCCTTGCTGACTATCGCAACCGTCACGCTTTATATAAAACAGACCTCAATCTGCAAGCTGCTCATGCTGCCTTTCCTTGGATAGTAACTTGGGATGATCATGAAGTCGAAAATAACTACGCTAATTTAATCCCAGAAGAAAATCAAAGCCTGGAAGCATTTATCACGAGGCGAGCCTATGCTTACCAAGCATACTACGAACATATGCCATTGCGTGAGTCTTCCCTACCCAACAAGTCAAATATGCAACTTTATCGCCGTTTTACTTACGGTGATTTAGCAGAGTTTAACGTCTTAGATACCCGCCAGTATCGCACCGATCAACCTTGTAATGATGGACTTAAACCCCGTTGCGTTCAAGCTTTCGATGCCAATGCGACGATGACAGGGAAAGAGCAAGAGCAGTGGTTATTCCAGGGATTAGATAAATCGCGATCGCGCTGGAATGTAATTGCTCAACAAACTATGCTAGCGGAATATGATTTTGATCCGCGCCCAGACATCGGATTATTCAACGTCGATCAGTGGGATGGTTACGTAGCAGCGCGCAATCGGCTATTAAACTTTCTGCAACAACGCCAACCTTCCAACCCAGTAGTGATTACTGGCGATATCCATTCTAGTTGGGTGCATGACCTCAAAACCGACTTCAACAACCCCGCTTCCATTACAGTAGGTACAGAATTTGTTGGAACCTCCATTTCCTCAGACTTCCCCACCGCATTTATCGCCCCAGTTCAAGCCGCATTAATCGACAACCCCCACACCAAATTCTTTGATGGTGCATCTCGCGGCTACGTTCGTTGCAAACTCACTCCAAAACTTTGGCAAACCGATTACCGGGTTGTCTCAACTATTACTAGTCCTACCGCTGCTATTAGTACCCTAGCTTCCTTTGTAGTGCAAAACGAGCAACCAGGCGCACAAAGGGCGTAA